In the genome of Blastopirellula marina, one region contains:
- a CDS encoding polysaccharide pyruvyl transferase family protein, whose product MSRATIEVVGVSTENKGAELMLIAIAQHLRSVKPDIEIAVSQNFGRYEDRAKYQLRTKLPQSKKAKIGRSWLSSKLMPESFRRAYGLVDDSEVTAVIDASGFAFGDQHPAQRTMEFANNVKKWKQAGKPVVMLPQALGPFKTPQIRDAFREIVQNVDLVYARDEVSFAYTSELGHTNNLRKAPDFTNLVKGATTAPCDNDGKRKAFVVPNHRMIEKTAASERDQYLPFIARSIKQLATRGFEPSLLLHDTNVDETLVAPLQTLLSSSIEVVRAPDPIALKGILGTAAIVVGSRFHALVSALSQGVPCLAAGWSHKYEMLFQDYRCPDCIMKTDADETSIAELIDHITLDISFQQSLLKASRQQIDLAESMWREVDPVLGLN is encoded by the coding sequence ATGTCCCGTGCAACAATTGAAGTCGTTGGCGTTTCAACAGAGAACAAAGGCGCAGAGCTGATGTTGATTGCCATTGCGCAGCACTTGCGCAGTGTGAAGCCCGACATCGAAATCGCCGTCTCCCAAAACTTTGGCCGCTACGAAGATCGCGCGAAATATCAACTTCGCACCAAATTGCCGCAGTCGAAGAAGGCCAAGATTGGCAGGTCCTGGCTGTCTTCCAAGTTGATGCCCGAATCGTTCCGACGAGCTTATGGACTTGTTGACGATAGTGAGGTCACCGCTGTTATTGATGCTTCAGGATTCGCTTTCGGTGATCAGCATCCTGCTCAAAGAACGATGGAGTTCGCAAATAATGTGAAGAAGTGGAAGCAAGCTGGGAAACCGGTCGTGATGCTTCCGCAAGCTCTCGGGCCTTTCAAGACTCCGCAGATCCGTGACGCTTTCCGCGAAATCGTGCAAAACGTCGATTTGGTTTACGCCAGAGATGAAGTGTCTTTCGCTTACACTTCTGAACTGGGGCACACAAATAATTTGCGAAAGGCACCAGACTTCACGAACCTAGTCAAAGGAGCCACAACTGCTCCTTGCGACAATGATGGAAAACGCAAAGCATTCGTTGTGCCTAATCATCGCATGATCGAGAAAACGGCCGCAAGTGAGCGAGATCAGTATCTTCCATTCATCGCTCGAAGCATCAAACAACTCGCCACTCGCGGATTTGAACCATCGCTCTTGCTGCATGACACAAACGTCGATGAAACGCTAGTCGCACCGCTTCAAACCCTCCTTAGTTCATCGATTGAAGTCGTTCGAGCCCCTGATCCTATCGCTCTTAAAGGAATACTCGGCACGGCGGCGATTGTTGTCGGCTCTCGATTTCATGCACTGGTTAGTGCACTATCACAAGGCGTTCCTTGTCTCGCAGCTGGATGGAGCCACAAGTACGAAATGCTTTTCCAGGACTATCGATGCCCGGACTGTATTATGAAGACAGACGCAGACGAGACTTCGATTGCCGAATTGATTGACCACATAACATTAGACATTAGTTTCCAACAAAGTCTTCTAAAGGCCAGTCGCCAACAGATCGATCTTGCCGAGTCGATGTGGAGAGAAGTCGATCCAGTCTTGGGACTCAATTAA
- a CDS encoding efflux RND transporter permease subunit, with translation MIRWFATNGIAANFMMLAILVAGIYTAYNKIPLEVSPERTMDSVRVEMSYRGGTAKDVERAILIPIEEALEGVEGIRDINAWARQGNGSMWIDAEPGTDLRALLDDVSSRIDTITTFPDETERPEISIPDSSNWWEVLSIAVTGHLSPHELREVARKVQEDVISLPGISRAQVQGDREYEISVEVDTTKLLAYGLSLQDLTDAIQQYSVDLPAGSIESDSGTFIVRTRGQAYTEREFGNIPISSTNGADLLLGDIAKVTDGFEEGEKIVEFNGRPALFVEVMRTGNENAIEISDKVHEYVESTRSRFPQGIELFIWDDESIEIRGRLTTLIESMIQGSLLVMLLLGIFLRPGLAFWIVAGIPVGFAGGVMLMPWFGVTANVMSLFGFIIVVGIVVDDAIVTGENVYLKMKEGLPPLEAAVEGTHEVAIPVTFGALTTMVAFVPLMFFEGSWGDFASQVPPIVGPVLLFSLIESKFILPAHLKHLRPVPHDNPITRVQMSIANGLEYFIERVYQPCLEFSVRHRVSVLAMFVAAMLLMAGYCMSGRMEFIAYPSVEKQRISAVLDMPDDTSLATTARYMDRIEAALLQVQKEFIDPKTGESLVRHISKLVGAARIHRSFDKSQGAISFEVLAPSLRSSSGPKNSEIAARWNELIGPIPEATEFRIRSDSSVNRDRNVDNENLNIELRGPMSPEKAEVARQIKDLLDGYTEFSSTWANVNMGQDELELRLKPQAAELDLTQQRLAQQVRQSFFGEEAQRLQRGIDNIRVMVRLPIEQRETLHTLERMRIRTPRGADVPLSTVADIAFTTAPSFVERKNGAEVLRCGAAPIDSTVDVLQIANEISPQIQELCQPHNLSFRYVGYVAEAEDAQRRTIIGACILAFVLYGLLAVALKSMGQPFFVLLAVPFAIIGALLGHIAMGITPSYLSIFGMLALAGVAVNDTLVMVDYVNQRRAEGATLKEAALQAGARRFRPIMLTSVTTFVGLVPLLMDKSLQAQFLIPMATSLAFGVMFATLVTLFLIPCAQLAADDVYRGLVAVKRWYFRPFKSDEGEADEVQSPSH, from the coding sequence ATGATTCGCTGGTTTGCTACAAACGGAATCGCCGCCAACTTTATGATGCTTGCGATCTTAGTCGCAGGCATCTATACGGCCTACAACAAGATCCCTCTGGAAGTCTCCCCGGAACGGACCATGGACTCCGTTCGCGTTGAGATGTCTTATCGTGGTGGCACGGCCAAGGATGTCGAACGCGCCATTCTTATCCCGATTGAGGAAGCACTCGAAGGCGTCGAAGGGATTCGAGACATCAATGCATGGGCTCGCCAAGGCAACGGTAGCATGTGGATTGATGCCGAACCGGGAACAGATCTTCGGGCATTGCTCGACGATGTTTCTTCACGAATCGACACGATCACGACCTTTCCCGACGAAACGGAACGTCCTGAGATTTCGATTCCGGACTCTTCTAATTGGTGGGAAGTTCTCAGCATCGCGGTGACCGGCCATTTGAGTCCGCACGAATTGCGCGAGGTGGCACGCAAGGTACAGGAAGATGTGATTTCGCTTCCAGGAATCAGCCGCGCACAAGTCCAGGGTGACCGTGAATACGAGATCAGTGTCGAAGTCGATACGACTAAGCTGCTGGCCTATGGACTTAGTTTGCAAGACCTTACCGATGCCATCCAGCAATATTCGGTCGACCTGCCGGCGGGATCGATTGAAAGTGACAGTGGAACGTTTATCGTACGTACCCGCGGTCAGGCCTACACCGAACGGGAATTTGGCAATATTCCTATCAGCTCGACCAACGGCGCCGATTTGTTGCTCGGCGACATCGCCAAAGTGACCGACGGTTTCGAAGAAGGAGAGAAGATCGTCGAGTTCAATGGACGTCCCGCTTTGTTTGTCGAAGTGATGCGAACTGGCAACGAGAACGCCATTGAGATTTCGGACAAAGTTCACGAATATGTCGAATCGACACGTAGTCGCTTTCCCCAAGGAATCGAACTGTTCATCTGGGATGACGAGTCGATCGAAATTCGCGGGCGCTTAACAACGCTCATCGAATCGATGATTCAAGGAAGCTTGCTTGTCATGCTTCTTCTAGGCATCTTCCTTCGACCGGGGCTGGCATTTTGGATCGTCGCGGGGATACCGGTGGGTTTCGCCGGTGGCGTGATGCTGATGCCGTGGTTCGGTGTTACTGCCAACGTGATGAGCTTGTTCGGCTTTATCATTGTTGTGGGTATCGTCGTCGATGATGCGATCGTGACGGGTGAAAACGTTTACCTCAAAATGAAAGAGGGACTTCCACCACTTGAAGCAGCCGTGGAAGGGACGCACGAAGTCGCCATACCGGTCACTTTTGGGGCGTTGACCACCATGGTGGCGTTCGTTCCCTTAATGTTCTTCGAAGGAAGCTGGGGAGACTTTGCATCCCAGGTTCCACCAATCGTTGGCCCAGTGCTTCTATTCTCATTGATCGAATCGAAGTTCATTCTGCCCGCTCACTTGAAGCACTTACGACCAGTTCCTCATGACAACCCGATCACGCGCGTTCAGATGTCGATCGCGAATGGACTTGAGTATTTCATTGAGCGAGTCTACCAGCCCTGCTTAGAGTTCTCGGTACGCCATCGTGTGTCGGTCCTGGCAATGTTTGTTGCCGCAATGCTTCTCATGGCAGGTTACTGCATGAGTGGACGCATGGAGTTCATTGCTTATCCGTCGGTCGAGAAGCAACGTATTTCAGCCGTATTGGACATGCCCGACGATACTTCGCTGGCGACAACTGCGCGATATATGGATCGGATTGAAGCCGCACTGCTGCAGGTTCAAAAAGAATTCATCGATCCGAAGACGGGAGAGTCTTTGGTGCGGCACATATCGAAGTTGGTCGGCGCCGCGCGGATTCATCGATCATTTGACAAGTCACAAGGCGCCATTTCATTTGAGGTCTTAGCGCCTTCGCTACGTAGTTCTTCAGGCCCTAAGAACAGTGAAATTGCGGCCCGTTGGAACGAGCTCATCGGCCCGATCCCGGAAGCAACTGAGTTTCGGATTCGATCCGATTCAAGCGTAAATCGTGATCGAAACGTCGATAACGAAAATCTGAATATCGAGCTACGTGGTCCGATGTCTCCTGAGAAGGCGGAAGTAGCCCGCCAGATTAAAGATCTCCTGGATGGCTACACCGAGTTCAGCTCGACTTGGGCCAACGTGAATATGGGGCAAGACGAGCTTGAACTACGACTCAAGCCGCAAGCCGCCGAACTTGATCTGACGCAGCAGCGGCTCGCTCAGCAAGTTCGTCAGTCGTTTTTCGGGGAAGAAGCCCAACGCCTGCAACGTGGGATCGACAATATCCGCGTAATGGTCCGACTTCCCATCGAGCAACGTGAGACCTTGCATACGCTGGAACGGATGCGAATCCGAACACCACGTGGTGCCGATGTGCCGCTTTCAACCGTTGCGGATATTGCCTTCACGACGGCTCCCTCATTCGTGGAGCGAAAGAACGGCGCTGAGGTACTCCGGTGTGGTGCTGCACCAATCGATTCGACAGTAGACGTTCTGCAGATCGCTAACGAGATTTCGCCGCAGATTCAAGAACTTTGCCAGCCACATAACTTGAGCTTTCGTTACGTTGGCTACGTGGCAGAAGCAGAAGATGCTCAGAGAAGAACGATCATCGGAGCGTGCATCTTGGCTTTCGTGTTGTATGGTCTTCTTGCAGTTGCTTTGAAATCGATGGGACAGCCCTTCTTCGTCTTGTTGGCCGTCCCTTTCGCAATCATCGGTGCGCTGCTGGGGCATATCGCCATGGGGATTACTCCGTCATACCTTTCGATCTTCGGGATGTTGGCTTTGGCAGGCGTAGCCGTGAATGACACATTGGTCATGGTTGACTACGTAAACCAGCGACGTGCGGAAGGAGCCACGCTGAAAGAAGCTGCGCTGCAAGCTGGGGCCCGCCGTTTCCGTCCGATCATGCTGACTTCCGTTACAACTTTCGTCGGCTTGGTTCCCTTGCTGATGGATAAGTCGCTTCAAGCCCAGTTTCTAATTCCGATGGCGACTTCGCTCGCTTTCGGGGTTATGTTCGCGACACTCGTTACCTTGTTCCTGATCCCATGTGCACAACTGGCCGCCGACGATGTCTACCGCGGATTGGTCGCGGTGAAACGCTGGTACTTCCGACCATTTAAATCGGATGAAGGGGAAGCGGACGAAGTGCAATCTCCGAGCCACTAG
- a CDS encoding glycosyltransferase family 4 protein has product MIAEGLLAAGMEVEVVFGYEGPIIDQYRDIGCGTHIVPHKSWLRRANFARSFRNISTELINSQALRELAKKLQPDLIYVNSIVSLAGVVAAYRLGIPCVWHIRELFQDVGGEMYVPSFGGRQVVRSLLKLPDRVVCISNAVADNVLQGARSDCTIIPNAVSEHSFDLSLSSADCKQDFRVPSGSMIVGVPGTLRPMKGHAFFLDAALQIPDCHFVITGDGEASFVHSLKQKVRDLGIEDRTHFLGTVSDMQHFYRMCDVICIPSRAEPFGRTVIEAFAAQLPVVASNVGGIREIIDHEQTGLLVEYGDISALAHQINRLLTNDSLRFALATSAREKAERNYKKEVYQQRILNIVTPLITVPRRPEPNTA; this is encoded by the coding sequence TTGATTGCGGAAGGACTTCTTGCAGCGGGGATGGAGGTGGAAGTTGTCTTTGGGTACGAGGGTCCCATTATTGATCAATATCGTGACATCGGCTGTGGTACTCATATTGTTCCGCACAAAAGTTGGTTGCGAAGAGCCAACTTTGCCCGATCCTTCCGCAACATTTCAACTGAATTAATAAATTCCCAGGCGCTGAGGGAACTCGCTAAAAAACTGCAACCTGACCTGATCTACGTCAACTCGATCGTTAGCCTGGCAGGTGTTGTCGCTGCTTACCGTCTTGGGATTCCGTGTGTTTGGCATATCCGCGAATTGTTCCAAGATGTCGGCGGGGAGATGTATGTTCCTTCATTTGGTGGACGGCAAGTTGTACGATCGCTGTTGAAGCTGCCTGACCGGGTCGTCTGTATCTCGAACGCTGTCGCCGATAACGTTCTGCAGGGTGCGCGTAGCGATTGCACGATCATTCCGAATGCGGTGAGCGAACACTCTTTTGACCTAAGTCTTTCTTCGGCCGATTGCAAGCAGGACTTCCGAGTCCCATCTGGCTCAATGATTGTTGGTGTGCCTGGCACATTGCGTCCCATGAAAGGGCACGCTTTTTTTCTGGATGCCGCTCTCCAGATTCCTGACTGCCATTTTGTGATCACGGGTGATGGCGAAGCTAGTTTCGTTCATTCGCTCAAACAGAAAGTTCGAGATTTGGGAATTGAGGACCGCACTCATTTCCTGGGAACGGTCAGTGACATGCAACATTTTTATCGCATGTGTGACGTAATCTGCATTCCCTCTCGAGCCGAGCCCTTTGGCCGTACGGTAATCGAGGCCTTTGCCGCCCAGCTACCTGTAGTCGCCAGCAATGTGGGCGGAATTCGCGAAATCATTGACCACGAGCAAACCGGTCTGCTTGTAGAATATGGAGATATAAGTGCACTCGCCCATCAAATCAATCGACTTCTGACAAACGATAGTCTTCGCTTTGCTTTGGCGACATCGGCTCGCGAGAAGGCAGAACGCAACTACAAGAAAGAAGTCTACCAGCAAAGAATACTGAATATCGTTACTCCTCTCATCACTGTTCCACGCCGTCCCGAACCAAACACCGCATGA
- a CDS encoding O-methyltransferase, with the protein MLDSLYADAAQSPFPEHVIGPQAVYPRGSREMFHELRTVYMAIAPSFGQLLYNLVRASKTQNIVEFGTSMGVSTIYLASALKDNGGGKLITTEYEPEKIERARQNLREAGLEELIDFRVGDAMESLKTDLPDPIDLVFLDGAKQMYLDVLKLLEPSLANGAIIASDNTDHDGVESLLEYLRDPANGYVSSSILTAREDRTSGHEISCFCR; encoded by the coding sequence GTGCTCGATTCACTTTACGCGGACGCCGCCCAATCTCCGTTTCCCGAACATGTCATTGGTCCACAAGCAGTTTACCCGCGCGGTTCACGTGAGATGTTTCATGAACTTCGTACGGTTTACATGGCCATCGCACCCTCGTTTGGCCAATTGCTTTACAACCTCGTGCGAGCATCGAAGACGCAAAACATTGTCGAATTCGGAACGAGCATGGGAGTCAGCACCATCTACCTGGCGTCTGCCCTCAAAGACAATGGGGGCGGTAAGCTGATTACTACGGAATATGAACCTGAAAAGATTGAACGAGCCCGTCAGAATCTTCGCGAAGCGGGACTGGAAGAACTCATTGATTTCCGAGTAGGCGATGCCATGGAGTCGCTCAAGACCGATTTGCCAGATCCAATCGATCTCGTCTTCCTGGATGGCGCCAAGCAAATGTATCTCGACGTGCTAAAGCTCCTTGAGCCGAGTCTGGCAAATGGCGCCATTATTGCCAGCGACAACACCGACCATGACGGGGTCGAATCGTTGCTGGAATATCTTCGTGACCCAGCCAACGGTTACGTATCATCCAGCATCCTAACCGCCCGCGAAGACCGCACCAGCGGCCACGAGATTTCCTGCTTCTGCCGATAG
- a CDS encoding glycosyltransferase: MKIAVVTPIPTPYRDPFWNELANQPDVDLSVFYCSGGKKDRPWEVDWQLNFHAEVLPGKNLLAWRGQDASCYWNPLITRRLKENKYDALLIGGYNHLTMWAAIRFARRNHIPYFMMCESYDKHHNSGYKKWVKQKLVNYVVGNARAGIPTGKLAAEYLVSYGAKKDDLIFLPNAPDVVSLAKRSSELTAIRSQLRNEYGLGDGVAALFVGRLIPKKRAGLLIRAFHKATQNTDGQLVIVGGGPEEEELKSLTRSLQIEDRVHFQGFVQPSEVSKYYAMADLFILPSSETWGVVVSEALASSLPVIVTDQVGCHPDVINSPSVGDVVIANDEPSLTAAMEHRFSNPTSRESIADAWKPVFETQRYDRLAAKVAAQIRNLIE; the protein is encoded by the coding sequence ATGAAGATAGCTGTCGTCACACCTATTCCCACTCCGTATCGCGATCCATTTTGGAACGAATTGGCGAATCAACCAGATGTCGATCTAAGTGTTTTTTACTGCTCTGGCGGAAAGAAGGATCGTCCGTGGGAAGTTGATTGGCAATTGAATTTCCATGCAGAAGTGTTGCCTGGTAAGAATTTGCTGGCATGGCGTGGACAAGACGCATCTTGCTATTGGAACCCGTTGATCACTCGTCGTCTAAAAGAAAACAAGTACGACGCTTTGCTGATTGGGGGTTACAATCATCTCACAATGTGGGCCGCAATTCGCTTTGCGCGTCGTAACCACATTCCGTATTTCATGATGTGTGAGTCCTACGATAAACATCACAACTCGGGATACAAGAAGTGGGTTAAGCAGAAGCTTGTTAACTATGTGGTTGGCAATGCACGTGCGGGAATTCCGACTGGAAAGCTCGCTGCCGAATATCTGGTCAGCTATGGTGCTAAGAAAGATGATCTTATTTTCTTGCCCAATGCCCCAGATGTTGTTTCACTCGCTAAGAGGTCCAGCGAGTTAACTGCAATTCGGTCGCAGCTCCGGAATGAATATGGTTTAGGTGACGGAGTTGCGGCATTGTTTGTAGGAAGACTGATTCCTAAAAAGCGAGCCGGCCTTCTGATCCGTGCCTTTCACAAGGCTACGCAAAATACCGATGGCCAACTCGTTATCGTAGGAGGTGGCCCCGAAGAAGAAGAACTGAAATCGCTCACCAGATCACTTCAAATTGAAGATCGGGTTCACTTCCAAGGTTTTGTTCAACCGTCAGAAGTCTCGAAGTACTACGCAATGGCCGATCTCTTCATACTCCCTTCCTCGGAAACATGGGGAGTAGTCGTCTCCGAAGCACTCGCCTCATCATTGCCCGTCATCGTTACGGACCAAGTCGGCTGTCATCCAGATGTTATCAACTCGCCGTCAGTGGGTGACGTCGTTATCGCCAATGACGAACCAAGCCTAACGGCAGCTATGGAACATCGTTTCTCCAACCCCACATCACGCGAATCGATTGCCGACGCTTGGAAGCCAGTGTTCGAAACTCAACGTTACGATCGACTCGCTGCCAAAGTCGCCGCGCAGATTCGTAATCTAATCGAATAG
- a CDS encoding efflux RND transporter periplasmic adaptor subunit: MAADSSKISSFAGILLRLAVPCAILAAGWYGFQLLSDEIEKPEPPQPKEVLLRSRVEEIYVGEYPIVVKTHAVVQPHNQVVLNSQVSGMVTKISPTFEVGAYFNKGDVLVEIDPSDYESELSIAESELEAARSEFKLAKLVEERKLRLIESNAVSQGEVATASASREQAEANIALAETKVEQAKLNLKRTKIVAPFDGRVMSKLIGIGQLAGTNSPLGEVFAIDYVEVRLPISGDQRGYLNLPEFAEDAPLAVRLMDGLQQSDETVWQGKIVRTEGVLDPNSRDLFAIARVDDPFGRKSGNPPLRIGQPVVAAIDGKVLRNVATLPRSAVRQLDQIVLVDQKDQTLLPMKITALWSDADNVIVSSSVIPKNMWLATTPMPFTPKGTKIEIIPPTDTSISIAESASLETEESVTN; encoded by the coding sequence ATGGCAGCCGATTCATCAAAGATTTCATCCTTTGCCGGGATTTTGCTGAGACTGGCAGTTCCGTGCGCGATCCTCGCTGCGGGTTGGTACGGTTTCCAGCTTCTTTCGGACGAAATCGAGAAACCCGAGCCACCTCAACCAAAGGAAGTGCTCCTTCGCTCGCGGGTCGAAGAAATCTACGTCGGCGAGTATCCGATCGTCGTTAAAACTCATGCTGTCGTGCAGCCGCACAACCAGGTGGTTTTGAATTCACAAGTCTCTGGCATGGTGACGAAGATTAGTCCAACCTTTGAAGTCGGGGCGTACTTCAACAAGGGCGATGTGCTAGTCGAGATCGATCCAAGCGACTACGAGTCGGAATTGTCGATTGCCGAGTCGGAACTGGAAGCCGCGCGTTCAGAGTTCAAACTAGCCAAGCTGGTCGAGGAACGAAAGCTCCGTCTGATCGAATCGAATGCTGTCTCGCAAGGGGAAGTTGCGACTGCCTCAGCGAGTCGCGAACAGGCCGAGGCAAACATCGCTTTGGCTGAAACGAAGGTAGAACAGGCCAAGCTGAATCTTAAACGAACCAAGATCGTCGCGCCATTCGATGGCCGCGTGATGTCGAAGCTGATCGGTATTGGCCAATTAGCTGGAACGAATTCTCCGTTGGGCGAGGTCTTCGCTATCGACTACGTGGAAGTTCGCCTGCCTATCTCTGGCGATCAGCGTGGCTATCTGAACCTGCCCGAGTTTGCCGAGGACGCTCCACTAGCGGTTCGATTGATGGATGGATTGCAGCAGTCGGATGAAACCGTTTGGCAAGGCAAGATTGTACGCACCGAGGGGGTGCTCGACCCGAATTCACGCGACCTGTTTGCAATTGCCCGTGTCGACGATCCATTTGGTCGTAAATCTGGCAACCCACCCTTACGGATTGGCCAACCGGTAGTTGCCGCTATTGACGGTAAGGTATTGCGTAATGTCGCCACCTTACCCCGCTCGGCCGTACGACAGTTGGATCAGATTGTGCTGGTGGACCAAAAGGATCAAACCTTGTTGCCAATGAAAATTACGGCACTATGGTCCGATGCGGATAATGTCATCGTGTCATCTTCGGTGATTCCAAAGAACATGTGGCTGGCGACCACACCGATGCCGTTTACGCCAAAGGGAACCAAGATCGAGATCATACCGCCGACTGATACATCGATTTCGATTGCCGAGTCTGCGTCCTTGGAAACCGAAGAGAGCGTCACTAACTGA